Part of the Rhizobium sp. WYJ-E13 genome is shown below.
TATTACCAGCGTATGAACGAACTGCAGACGCTGGTTCTCAGTGTCGGCGCCGTGGTGATGCTGCTCGTCGGCGTGCTCGCTTTCTATGCGATCCGTCGTTCCGTCAGGCCGATGCAGGCGCTGACATCAAGCGTGCGTGCCATTTCGTCGGGCGATCTCGTAAGCGCCGTTCCCTGCGTCGAAAAGAAGAACGAATTCGGCGACATCGGCCGTGCCCTCGCTCTCTTCCGCGACAGCGCGGTAGCACGCCAGGAACTGGAAACACAGGCCGCCGAACAGCGCGCCCTGAACGATGCCGAGCGCAGCCGCAACGATGCGGAGAAGCGCACGCTGGACGGCCAGATCGATTTTGCCGTCAATCAGCTTGCCGCCGGTCTCGGACGCCTGTCGCAGGGCGATGTCTCGCAGACCATCGAAACGCCTTTCGTCGGCCGGCTCGAACAACTCCGCATGGACTTCAACACCTCGCTGCTGCGCCTCCAGGATACGCTCACGCGCATTCGGGCGAGCGCTGCTTCTATTCAACGCAACAGCGGTTCGGTTTCGGCTTCGGCTGACGAGCTTTCCAAGCGCACTGAATCCCAGGCCGCGAGCCTTGAGGAAACGGCAGCCGCCGTCGAAGAGATCACCGTCACCGTCCGCTCCTCGGCTGAGCGCGCGCACGAGGCAAACAATGTCGTCGCCGCAACCAAGCGGACGGCGGACAGTTCCGGTACTGTCGTCAATGATGCGGTCGCTGCGATGGGCCGCATCGAGAACGCCTCGCAGCGCATCGAACAGATCATCGTCGTCATCGACGATATCGCCTTTCAGACCAACCTGCTGGCGCTGAATGCCGGCGTCGAGGCAGCACGTGCCGGTGAGGCCGGTAAGGGCTTTGCGGTCGTCGCCCAGGAAGTGCGTGAGCTTGCCCAGCGCTCCGCAACCGCCGCCAAGGAAATCAAGGCGCTGATCGACCAGTCGACGCGCGAGGTCAATGCCGGTTCGGAGCTTGTACAGAAGACGGGCAGCGTGCTCGCCTCGATCAGCCATGAGATCATCGCGATCAGCGGTCATGTCGAAACCATCGCCACGGCAAGCCGTGACCAATCGGCCGCCCTCCAGGATGTCAACAGCTCCGTCAACGCCATGGACCAGATGACCCAGAAGAACGCCTCCATGGTTGCGGAAGCCACGCAGGCAAGCCGCCAGCTGGCGGAAGAGGCAGATATGCTGATGGCGCTCATCGAGCAGTTCCGCCTCGCCGAAGGCGCTGCCAGTCATGGCCGCGTGAGACAGGCGGCTTGATATTTGCATTCATTTCTGCCGGGCTGCACTTTCGTGTGCCCGGCGCCTCGATTTCTCGGCTCTGTTAGCCAGGCGGCAAATCGCACCAAGGGGCTGCTTGCGACCGTATTGTAAAACGCGTCTTCGTCTTTAATCTGGTCGCGTCTCGTTCGCTGCAGCAATCTTGCCCGCTGCATCCGGCCAGCAATGTCGGCGATCAGGAAACTTTCGATCATCGTGATGTCCTTTCGTTTGTGGACATCAATTGATCTACACATCAAAAAACGCTTCTTAAACAGGCGAAATCCCATTATGTTTTTCACTCATGAAAAACAGTAATTGGGATTCCTATCAACTTTTTCTGCAGGTCGCCCGCACTGGCGGCCTGACGGGCGCCAGCGCTACCACTGCTTTGAGCCCGGCTACGATCGGCCGGCGCATGCTTGATCTGGAGCAGGAACTCGGCCGCACGCTCTTTCACCGCAGCCAGACAGGCTACCGCCTGACATCAGATGGCCAGATCCTCGTCGATCATCTGCAGGAAATGGAGGCTGCCGCCCGCAAGGTCGACGCATGGCGGCAATCGTCCGAGGGTGGGGGCACCGTCAGGATCACGGCCGGCACATGGATCTCCTGGCTGTTGACGGAGAATTTTTCGGCAATCCGCATGCCGGCGGACACGTTTGCCATTTCCCTTGTTATCGGCGAAGCGCGGGCAAACCTGAATTACCGGGAAAGCGACATCGGCATCCGCGCTTTCGAGCCGGAGGAAAGCAATCTTGCCGCCCGTCAACTGGGTGAAGTCGCCTATGCCGTCTATATCCGCCGCAATGCCAGCCAGGACGACATCAGATGGATCGCCGTCGGCGAAGAGGATGCGATCTCCGCCTACCTGCGCTGGCCATATCAGCATGCTCGAGCCGCGATCGTCGCGACGGTCAATCGCCCGCGCTCTCTGCCGGATCTGGTGCGCACGGGTGCGGGCAAGGCGGTGCTGCCTTGCTTCGTCGGTGACCTCGATCCCGAACTGGAACGGTGCGGTGGCGAACTGCCGGAGCTGCGTCACCGCCAATGGATCGTGATGAATGCGGAGGATCGCCATCGCCCCGAAATCCGCACAGTTGCCGACCGCATGACGAAACTCTTGAAAAGCTACACCGACCTCTTCGCCGGCAAGCGCGCCACTCGCGGATAGTCGGAAATGCTCTACGGCATCAGCCGCCGCACGAGCCCCACCTGGCTGTTCACTCCGAGCTTCGAATAGATGTTCTTGAGATGCGAGCGCGCCGTCTCGTAGCTCACATCGTTCGTCCGCGCGACTTCGCGCAGCGACAGTCCCGCCGCGATGCCGGCGGCGATCCGCATTTCCGCCGCCGTTAGCTGGTCGATACGCAGCAGGGCATCATTGAGATCGGGGCGCAACGGCAGGCTCGCCCGCTCGATGATCATCGCCACCGTCGGTCCCTCGAGAAATTCGGTGATGAAATCCGACTGCATTTTCACCAGCGTGCATTTGAAGCTGGTGTTCTTCATCCCAATCAGCGTGCTCGCCGGCGAAGCTGCCTGCAAGCGGTTGTGCAGCAGAGCAGACAGGCGGGAGGCGAGTTCTCCGTCATTGATCATGATCCGCCCGGTCGAGGTCGCACCGATCGCCTCGCCCTCGGCGATCATCCGCTCCGCCGCGCTGTTCATCGAGCGGATATTCTGATCCTCGCCGATATAGACGATACCAACGCCGATCGCATCGAAGAGTGCCAATCCGTTTTCATTGTCATGGGGGTCGCTGTGCTCGCGGCGGATGAAATCGAAGGCTCGGCGCAGATGCGGTGCGAGCTCGCTGAGCAACTCGGCATTGCTGCGGTTGAAATCCGGATCTGCGGACGAGGTCAGCGTCGAAAGATTGAAGGAGCGTCCGCGTTCCCGCATGATCGTCACGCCGACACTGCTTTCGCAGCCTATCCATCTGATGTAATCGTTGTAGAATTCCGTCTTCAAAAGCTGCTCGCGCGGCAGCATCTGATCAGCGATCACGCCAAGGCCGATCGGCCGGGTGGTGGCGCGCGGCATCCATGGATTGATGGCCGCGTAATAGCGGCTATAGGCCTCTATTTCCGCGTTTTCGAGACCTGAGGACAGCGAGAGCCCGCCTGTTTTCGCGACGGCATCGTGGAAAAACAGCGTGGATTTGGCGTCCGGCATCGTCGCTGCCAGCGCATCGAGAAAGGCTTGCCACGACGTCTCGCCAAAAAGCGCGCCGTAGATCAGATCGGTCAGAACTTCGAGTTTTGCGTGCGGCGAACCGGGCATATGCAGTTCCGTTCGAAGAGATGCTCGATTATGCCGCGACTCCGCTGTGGTGACAATTGCGTCAAATAGCGTAGGTCCGGCGGCTTGTGCCGCCGGACCTACGGTGTCAATTCCTGTTGGCGACGATCACGG
Proteins encoded:
- a CDS encoding methyl-accepting chemotaxis protein translates to MRFFSTSIVRQIVAITLLLLAVSTAAIVGVTYYNLGSYVMDSAVSDAKDASRSMAVLYGASDADARIDLKDNVLSGVTEDKIPAFGDYSLVDRTAQSIAGVATIFEKQGGDYVRVSTNVKKENGDRAVGTKLAADHPAQPVLAQGNAYYGPADLFSRKFMTGYFPVKNPSGATIGILFIGIPMEVYYQRMNELQTLVLSVGAVVMLLVGVLAFYAIRRSVRPMQALTSSVRAISSGDLVSAVPCVEKKNEFGDIGRALALFRDSAVARQELETQAAEQRALNDAERSRNDAEKRTLDGQIDFAVNQLAAGLGRLSQGDVSQTIETPFVGRLEQLRMDFNTSLLRLQDTLTRIRASAASIQRNSGSVSASADELSKRTESQAASLEETAAAVEEITVTVRSSAERAHEANNVVAATKRTADSSGTVVNDAVAAMGRIENASQRIEQIIVVIDDIAFQTNLLALNAGVEAARAGEAGKGFAVVAQEVRELAQRSATAAKEIKALIDQSTREVNAGSELVQKTGSVLASISHEIIAISGHVETIATASRDQSAALQDVNSSVNAMDQMTQKNASMVAEATQASRQLAEEADMLMALIEQFRLAEGAASHGRVRQAA
- a CDS encoding LysR family transcriptional regulator, coding for MKNSNWDSYQLFLQVARTGGLTGASATTALSPATIGRRMLDLEQELGRTLFHRSQTGYRLTSDGQILVDHLQEMEAAARKVDAWRQSSEGGGTVRITAGTWISWLLTENFSAIRMPADTFAISLVIGEARANLNYRESDIGIRAFEPEESNLAARQLGEVAYAVYIRRNASQDDIRWIAVGEEDAISAYLRWPYQHARAAIVATVNRPRSLPDLVRTGAGKAVLPCFVGDLDPELERCGGELPELRHRQWIVMNAEDRHRPEIRTVADRMTKLLKSYTDLFAGKRATRG
- a CDS encoding helix-turn-helix transcriptional regulator, which translates into the protein MPGSPHAKLEVLTDLIYGALFGETSWQAFLDALAATMPDAKSTLFFHDAVAKTGGLSLSSGLENAEIEAYSRYYAAINPWMPRATTRPIGLGVIADQMLPREQLLKTEFYNDYIRWIGCESSVGVTIMRERGRSFNLSTLTSSADPDFNRSNAELLSELAPHLRRAFDFIRREHSDPHDNENGLALFDAIGVGIVYIGEDQNIRSMNSAAERMIAEGEAIGATSTGRIMINDGELASRLSALLHNRLQAASPASTLIGMKNTSFKCTLVKMQSDFITEFLEGPTVAMIIERASLPLRPDLNDALLRIDQLTAAEMRIAAGIAAGLSLREVARTNDVSYETARSHLKNIYSKLGVNSQVGLVRRLMP